Part of the Pseudomonadota bacterium genome, AGATCGCGTGGGTAGCGCGCCAGGTCTTCGGTGGGGCCGAACTGTGCCGGGTTGACGAAGATGCTGGCGACCAGCGCTTCGCAGCGCTCGCGTCCGAAGCGCATCAGCGACTGGTGCCCGGCGTGCAGGTACCCCATGGTGGGTACGAAGCCTATGCGCGCGCCACCCTGCCGGCGCGTCCGGCTCCATGCGCGCATCGCGGAAGGGGTGCGAACGATCTCCACCGTCATTCCTCCTTTGCCGTCGGTGCGTAGCTGTGCTCGAGGCCGGGGAAGACGCCGTCGCGGACCTCGCTGACGTACGCCTCGATTGCGCGGGTGGCCTCCGCGCCGAGGTCGCCGAAGCGCTTCACGAAGCGGGGCGTGCGATGGCGGTAGAGACCCAGCATGTCGTGCAGCACCAGCACCTGCCCGTCGCAGTCGACGCCCGCCCCGATGCCGATGACGGGGATGGCGACGCTGCGCGTGAGCGCAGCCCCCACATCGGAGGGCATGCACTCGGCCACGATGCTGAAGGCGCCGGCGGCCTCGAGGGCCTTCGCGTCATCGATGATGGCGCGGGCCTGATCGTCGGAGCGCCCCTGCACCCGATAGCCCCCGAGCTGGTTCACCGACTGGGGGGTGAGGCCGAGGTGCCCCTGCACCGGGATGCCGGCGGAGGTGAGGGCCGCCACCAGGGGCACGACGGGTGCTCCGCCCTCGACCTTGACGGCCTGGGCGCGGCCCTCCTGCATGAGTCGCACGGCGCTGCGCACCCCCTGCTCGACGCTGGCCTGGTAGCTGCCGAACGGCATGTCGGCCACCACCAGCGCGCGCTTCACCGCTCGGGTGACGGCGCGGGTGTGCATCACCATGTCGTCGAGGGTCACGGGAATGGTGCTGTCGTAGCCGAGCATCACCATGCCCAGCGAGTCGCCCACGAGAACCATGTCGACCCCGGCATCGTCGACCAGGCTGGCCAGGGTGTAGTCGTAGGCGGTGAGCATGGCGATCTTGCGCCCCTCTGCCTTCATTGCGCGGATGCGGAGGGTGGTGAGGCGTGGCGATTCGTGCTGGCGCGACATGGGGGGCTCACTCGTTGGAGGATTTGGGGAGCGCCTG contains:
- the panB gene encoding 3-methyl-2-oxobutanoate hydroxymethyltransferase codes for the protein MSRQHESPRLTTLRIRAMKAEGRKIAMLTAYDYTLASLVDDAGVDMVLVGDSLGMVMLGYDSTIPVTLDDMVMHTRAVTRAVKRALVVADMPFGSYQASVEQGVRSAVRLMQEGRAQAVKVEGGAPVVPLVAALTSAGIPVQGHLGLTPQSVNQLGGYRVQGRSDDQARAIIDDAKALEAAGAFSIVAECMPSDVGAALTRSVAIPVIGIGAGVDCDGQVLVLHDMLGLYRHRTPRFVKRFGDLGAEATRAIEAYVSEVRDGVFPGLEHSYAPTAKEE